Proteins found in one Kwoniella shivajii chromosome 4, complete sequence genomic segment:
- a CDS encoding chlorophyll synthesis pathway protein BchC encodes MSSHAIIPEGKPHPADFAAKDNPAFILYDKLKTGYEEQPIPELGPDEVLVEIKKTGICGSDVHFYNTGGMGLVALEEPMCLGHESAGVLVQLGANGLVSKGVLQLGDRVALEPGVTCRMCTDCRGGCYQICEHMVFAAYPPSRGGTLQRYYKLPADLVYRLPESVGLEYGAMMEPLSVAVHAVANKGSMRTGYNVLIFGAGPVGLLAMAVAKGLGGNRIVAVDINEERLNFAKDYAATDVYIPIKPNADEPRPAYSVRAAADLLLSLGIPTRGPGSIDLVVDATGAEVCIQMGLNAIKPGGTYVQTGFGPPDIQVPMFRITTNEVQIKGGWRYGNGDYPLAIDLVNRGLVNLEPLLTHTFKFKDALEAFEITKAGKDKNGKFVIKCVIDGPE; translated from the exons ATGTCTTCTCACGCTATTATACCGGAGGGCAAACCCCATCCAGCAGACTTTGCAGCCAAGGATAATCCAGCTTTCATACTATATGATAAACTCAAGACAGGATACGAGGAG CAACCCATCCCTGAGCTTGGTCCCGATGAAGTTTTAGtggaaatcaagaagacc GGTATTTGCGGCTCGGATGTCCACT TTTATAACACCGGTGGAATGGGTCTAGTAGCACTTGAAGAGCCAATGTGTCTAGGTCACGAATCGGCCGGCGTACTAGTTCAGCTTGGTGCTAAC GGATTAGTCAGTAAGGGAGTTTTGCAATTGGGTGATAGAGTGGCTTTGGAACCTGGAGTCACTTGTAGAATGTGTACGGATTGCAGAG GTGGATGCTATCAG ATCTGCGAGCACATGGTATTCGCAGCTTATCCTCCTTCTAGAGGAGGCACTTTGCAGCGATATTACAAATT ACCAGCAGATTTGGTTTATCGACTCCCTGAGTCCGTCGGCTTAGAGTATGGAGCAATGATGGAACCTCTTTCCGTCGCCGTACATGCCGTCGCCAATAAAGGAAGTATGAGAACAGGCTATAACGTTTTGATCTTTGGTGCTGGACCTGTCGGGTTATTAGCTATGGCAGTGGCCAAAGGTTTAGGAGGAAATAGGATCGTTGCTGTTGATATAAATGAAGAGAGGTTAAACTTCGCGAAAGATTATGCTGCGACTGATGTCTATATTcct ATCAAACCAAATGCGGATGAACCTCGACCTGCATATTCAGTCAGAGCGGCAGCGGATCTTTTATTGTCTTTAGGTATTCCAACTAGAGGCCCAGGATCGATCGACTTGGTAGTTGACGCTACAGGAGCGGAAGTTTGTATCCAAATGGGATTGAACGCTATCAAACCTGG AGGTACTTATGTTCAAACTGGTTTCGGACCTCCCGATATTCAAGTGCCAATGTTCAGGATCACCACCAATGAGGTTCAAATTAAGGGTggatggag ATATGGGAATGGAGATTA TCCCCTCGCGATCGATTTGGTAAATAGAGGATTAGTAAATCTTGAACCACTCTTAACTCATacattcaaattcaaagaCGCGTTGGAGGCCTTTGAAATCACTAAAGCTGgtaaagataagaatggtAAATTTGTGATCAAATGCGTGATCGATGGCCCGGAATAA
- a CDS encoding acetolactate synthase, mitochondrial, translating into MLTRQSRFLRTIPSSAPPASRLVSSPSFLQTRQKSTDRSSSSRIHTSSTQNASNKLSPRDKGISVEAKDRVRAHFRNLQSSAVSGASPAVRPAPAQHFQPPAPAQTIPKSTPTFESENGPQIKNGLDYSFVGLSGGQIFHEMMLRHDVKKVFGYPGGAILPVFDAIYNSPHFDFVLPRHEQGAGHMAEGYARVSGKPGVVLVTSGPGATNVVTPMQDALSDGLPMIVFCGQVATNLIGSDSFQEADMVGISRSCTKWNVMVKDIAELPRRINEAFKIATTGRPGPVLVDLPKDVTAAILRTPIPAKSAQPGSSPYLPSNPLNPANASSPIPGEPSLISAAAKMINNAKRPIIFAGAGVLASPEGPKLLKQLSNNGSIPVTTTLQGLGIYDERDEKALHMIGMHGSAYANFAIQEADVVIALGIRFDDRVTGKVDTFAPAAQAAALEGTGGIIHFEIQPKNINKIIEAHLPVLGDVVASLDKLVPQIEDVDRSAWIARCKANKERYPFTFVPSQDGQKMKPQEVVQELDRQAEILGKENVIISTGVGQHQMWACQYYRWTEPRSWVSSGGLGTMGFGLPSAIGAKVAAPEKIVVDIDGDASFSMTAMELATASQFNIGVKVLLFNNEFQGMVEQWQDLFYENRYSHTRMTNPDFIKLSESMGAKALRCTTIKDLPAMMKEFLEYDGTRPIVMECLVSSEHVYPMVPAGKALHEQILHPLLRTKSN; encoded by the exons ATGCTCACTCGGCAATCCCGTTTCCTTCGAaccattccttcttctgcccCTCCAGCATCCCGACTCGTATCCTCTCCCTCATTCTTGCAAACCAGACAGAAATCAACCGACCGATCGTCGTCTAGTCGAATCCATACTTCATCCACTCAAAATGCCTCTAACAAGCTATCTCCCAGAGACAAGGGTATCAGCGTAGAAGCCAAAGATCGAGTAAGGGCTCATTTCCGAAACTTGCAATCGAGCGCCGTTTCCGGTGCATCACCAGCTGTGAGACCTGCTCCAGCTCAACATTTCCAACCCCCTGCTCCTGCTCAAACCATCCCTAAATCTACCCCAACTTTTGAGAGTGAAAATGGTCCCCAAATAAAGAACGGACTTGATTACTC CTTCGTTGGCCTTTCGGGTGGACAAATCTTCCACGAGATGATGCTTCGACACGATGTCAAAAAGGTATTCGGTTACCCAGGTGGTGCTATCTTACCCGTCTTCGATGCCATTtacaactcacctcatttcGACTTTGTCCTCCCCCGTCATGAGCAAGGTGCTGGTCACATGGCTGAGGGTTATGCAAGAGTTTCTGGAAAACCCGGTGTTGTTCTCGTTACTTCTGGTCCTGGAGCAACGAATGTCGTCACACCCATGCAAGATGCTCTTTCAGATGGTTTACCGATGATTGTTTTCTGTGGTCAGGTAGCTACGAATTTGATTGGTTCAGATTCATTCCAAGAAGCGGATATGGTTGGAATATCAAGAAGTTGTACAAAATGGAATGTGATGGTCAAGGATATTGCCGAACTTCCAAGGAGAATCAACGAGGCTTTCAAAATCGCTACCACTGGTCGACCTGGTCCCGTTCTCGTCGATTTACCAAAAGATGTCACAGCCGCTATTCTTAGAACACCTATCCCTGCTAAATCAGCTCAACCTGGATCTTCCCCTTACCTCCCTTCCAACCCCCTCAACCCTGCTAACGCATCGTCACCTATCCCTGGAGAGCCATCTCTCATCTCAGCTGCAGCAAAAATGATCAATAATGCCAAGCGACCAATCATTTTCGCTGGTGCTGGTGTTCTTGCTTCTCCTGAAGGACCCAAACTTCTGAAACAACTTTCTAATAACGGTTCGATCCCTGTGACAACTACTCTACAAGGTCTCGGTATATacgatgaaagagatgagaaggCCCTCCACATGATCGGTATGCATGGTTCGGCTTATGCCAACTTTGCAATTCAGGAAGCCGATGTTGTTATCGCTCTTGGTATCAGATTCGATGATCGAGTGACAGGAAAGGTAGATA CCTTTGCACCTGCTGCTCAAGCTGCTGCTCTTGAAGGTACAGGTGGTATCATTCACTTTGAAATTCAACCCAAGaacatcaacaagatcataGAGGCCCACCTCCCTGTTCTCGGTGATGTTGTCGCTTCTCTTGACAAACTTGTACCTCAAATTGAAGATGTTGACCGATCAGCTTGGATTGCCCGATGCAAAGCCAACAAAGAGCGGTACCCATTCACTTTCGTCCCCAGTCAAGATGGACAAAAGATGAAACCTCAAGAAGTTGTACAAGAACTCGATCGACAGGCCGAGATTCTGGGAA AGGAGAATGTCATCATTTCTACTGGTGTCGGACAACATCAAATGTGGGCATGTCAATATTATCGATGGACTGAACCTAGATCATGGGTGTCTTCAGGCGGTTTAGGAACAATGGGTTTCGGTTTACCTTCTGCTATCGGAGCTAAAGTAGCCGCACCTGAGAAGATTGTAGTAGATATCGATGGTGACGCTTCATTCTCCATGACTGCTATGGAATTAGCCACTGCTAGTCAATTCAACATCGGTGTCAaggttcttcttttcaacAATGAGTTCCAAGGTATGGTTGAACAatggcaag ATTTATTCTACGAGAACAGATATTCACACACAAGAATGACCAACCCTGATTTCATCAAATTGTCAGAATCGATGGGAGCAAAGGCTTTACGATGTACAACTATCAAAGATTTACCAGCAATGATGAAGGAGTTCTTGGAATATGACGGTACAAGACCTATTGTCATGGAGTGTCTCGTTTCAAGTGAACACGTTTATCCTATGGTTCCTGCTGGAAAAGCTCTACATGAGCAGATT CTTCACCCTCTCCTTCGAACAAAGTCAAATTAA